Proteins from a single region of Takifugu rubripes chromosome 4, fTakRub1.2, whole genome shotgun sequence:
- the LOC115249489 gene encoding CMRF35-like molecule 8 isoform X1 — MALHLSISLLLTGLTGVYSVTTVTKVSVKAGDSVSIPCLYHPKYTSHVKCLCQGYYYEFCSYAVKTNWQSSGRFLISDDREKKVFTVTIKDVREGDTDFWCIVDINRGRDVGTYFQMSVTRDVSSLYVDHQEVTGFIGEQTTIQCYYQNSGQAKWCRVGGPCVTQSQGSIDGTTVFINETPPRVFTVTMSGLKMEDSGWYWCSREDLQMPVQIIVREKPSTTAQPETCTSPELVSPSTTDEDAPNSLSGVVMIVIISLYLFIVMVFLSSLIWFCIKRQKQIQEEPSAEMLDMACPEDEVIYSKMKTKPESSHQPLCSENEVTYSSVRIPEQRPKPMCSENEVTYSSVKIPGPERRPKETTDIYSKLANSRKL, encoded by the exons ATGGCTCTTCACCTCagcatttctctcctcctcactggactCACAG GAGTTTACAGCGTCACTACAGTCACTAAAGTGTCAGTGAAAGCTGGAGATTCCGTCTCAATTCCATGTCTGTACCACCCAAAATACACCAGCCATGTGAAATGCTTGTGTCAAGGATATTATTATGAGTTCTGCTCATATGCAGTTAAGACAAACTGGCAGAGTTCAGGAAGGTTTTTGATCTctgatgacagagagaaaaaagtctTTACTGTGACCATAAAagatgtgagagagggagacacagatttCTGGTGTATTGTGGACATTAATAGAGGAAGAGATGTTGGAACATATTTCCAAATGTCAGTCACAAGAG ATGTTTCCAGTCTCTATGTGGATCATCAGGAGGTAACTGGATTTATTGGAGAACAAACAACCATCCAATGTTACTATCAGAACTCTGGACAAGCTAAATGGTGCCGGGTGGGTGGCCCCTGTGTGACACAGTCACAGGGATCAATAGATGGAACCACAGTATTCATTAATGAGACACCTCCCAGAGTCTTCACAGTGACTATGAGCGgactgaagatggaggacagtggTTGGTACTGGTGCAGCAGAGAAGATCTACAGATGCCGGTGCAGATAATTGTCAGAGAGAAACCGTCCACCA CTGCTCAGCCAGAGACTTGTACTAGTCCTGAACTTGTCTCTCCGTCGaccacagatgaagatgctcccaacag tctttcaGGTGTCGTCATGATTGTCATCATCTCGTTGTACTTGTTCATTGTCATGGTATTTTTGTCCTCATTGATCTGGTTCTGCATAAAAAGACAAA agcagatccaggaggaacCATCAGCTGAGATGTTG gaCATGGCTTGTCCTGAAGATGAAGTGATTTACAGTAAGATGAAGACAAAACCAGAATCTTCGCATCAG CCATTGTGTTCTGAAAATGAAGTCACCTATAGTTCCGTGAGAATTCCAGAGCAGAGACCCAAG CCAATGTGTTCTGAGAATGAAGTCACCTATAGTTCTGTGAAGATTCCAGGACCAGAAAGGAGACCCAAG gaaactactgacataTACAGCAAATTGGCTAATAGCCGCAAACTGTAG
- the LOC115249489 gene encoding polymeric immunoglobulin receptor-like isoform X2, translated as MALHLSISLLLTGLTGVYSVTTVTKVSVKAGDSVSIPCLYHPKYTSHVKCLCQGYYYEFCSYAVKTNWQSSGRFLISDDREKKVFTVTIKDVREGDTDFWCIVDINRGRDVGTYFQMSVTRDVSSLYVDHQEVTGFIGEQTTIQCYYQNSGQAKWCRVGGPCVTQSQGSIDGTTVFINETPPRVFTVTMSGLKMEDSGWYWCSREDLQMPVQIIVREKPSTTAQPETCTSPELVSPSTTDEDAPNRQKQIQEEPSAEMLDMACPEDEVIYSKMKTKPESSHQPLCSENEVTYSSVRIPEQRPKPMCSENEVTYSSVKIPGPERRPKETTDIYSKLANSRKL; from the exons ATGGCTCTTCACCTCagcatttctctcctcctcactggactCACAG GAGTTTACAGCGTCACTACAGTCACTAAAGTGTCAGTGAAAGCTGGAGATTCCGTCTCAATTCCATGTCTGTACCACCCAAAATACACCAGCCATGTGAAATGCTTGTGTCAAGGATATTATTATGAGTTCTGCTCATATGCAGTTAAGACAAACTGGCAGAGTTCAGGAAGGTTTTTGATCTctgatgacagagagaaaaaagtctTTACTGTGACCATAAAagatgtgagagagggagacacagatttCTGGTGTATTGTGGACATTAATAGAGGAAGAGATGTTGGAACATATTTCCAAATGTCAGTCACAAGAG ATGTTTCCAGTCTCTATGTGGATCATCAGGAGGTAACTGGATTTATTGGAGAACAAACAACCATCCAATGTTACTATCAGAACTCTGGACAAGCTAAATGGTGCCGGGTGGGTGGCCCCTGTGTGACACAGTCACAGGGATCAATAGATGGAACCACAGTATTCATTAATGAGACACCTCCCAGAGTCTTCACAGTGACTATGAGCGgactgaagatggaggacagtggTTGGTACTGGTGCAGCAGAGAAGATCTACAGATGCCGGTGCAGATAATTGTCAGAGAGAAACCGTCCACCA CTGCTCAGCCAGAGACTTGTACTAGTCCTGAACTTGTCTCTCCGTCGaccacagatgaagatgctcccaacag ACAAA agcagatccaggaggaacCATCAGCTGAGATGTTG gaCATGGCTTGTCCTGAAGATGAAGTGATTTACAGTAAGATGAAGACAAAACCAGAATCTTCGCATCAG CCATTGTGTTCTGAAAATGAAGTCACCTATAGTTCCGTGAGAATTCCAGAGCAGAGACCCAAG CCAATGTGTTCTGAGAATGAAGTCACCTATAGTTCTGTGAAGATTCCAGGACCAGAAAGGAGACCCAAG gaaactactgacataTACAGCAAATTGGCTAATAGCCGCAAACTGTAG
- the LOC115249489 gene encoding uncharacterized protein isoform X3: MSGLKMEDSGWYWCSREDLQMPVQIIVREKPSTTAQPETCTSPELVSPSTTDEDAPNSLSGVVMIVIISLYLFIVMVFLSSLIWFCIKRQKQIQEEPSAEMLDMACPEDEVIYSKMKTKPESSHQPLCSENEVTYSSVRIPEQRPKPMCSENEVTYSSVKIPGPERRPKETTDIYSKLANSRKL; this comes from the exons ATGAGCGgactgaagatggaggacagtggTTGGTACTGGTGCAGCAGAGAAGATCTACAGATGCCGGTGCAGATAATTGTCAGAGAGAAACCGTCCACCA CTGCTCAGCCAGAGACTTGTACTAGTCCTGAACTTGTCTCTCCGTCGaccacagatgaagatgctcccaacag tctttcaGGTGTCGTCATGATTGTCATCATCTCGTTGTACTTGTTCATTGTCATGGTATTTTTGTCCTCATTGATCTGGTTCTGCATAAAAAGACAAA agcagatccaggaggaacCATCAGCTGAGATGTTG gaCATGGCTTGTCCTGAAGATGAAGTGATTTACAGTAAGATGAAGACAAAACCAGAATCTTCGCATCAG CCATTGTGTTCTGAAAATGAAGTCACCTATAGTTCCGTGAGAATTCCAGAGCAGAGACCCAAG CCAATGTGTTCTGAGAATGAAGTCACCTATAGTTCTGTGAAGATTCCAGGACCAGAAAGGAGACCCAAG gaaactactgacataTACAGCAAATTGGCTAATAGCCGCAAACTGTAG
- the LOC105419934 gene encoding polymeric immunoglobulin receptor-like isoform X1 produces the protein MALHLSISLLLTGLTGVYSVTTVTRVSVKAGDSVSIPCLYHPKYTSHVKYLCQGYYYEFCSYAVKTNWQSSGRFLISDDREKKVFTVTIKDVREGDTDFWCIVEINRELDDRTYFQMSVTRDVSSLYVDHQEVTGFIGEQTTIKCYYQNSGQAKWCRVGGPCVTPSQGSIDGTTVFINETPPRVFTVTMSGLKMEDSGWYWCSRGDLQMPVQIIVREKPSTTAQPETLTSLELVSPSTTNEAEKPSTTDETEKPSTTDEDASNSLSGVVMTVIISLYLFIVMVCLSSLIWFCIKRQKQIQEEPTAEMLDMACPEDEVIYSKMKTKPESSHRPLCSENEVTYSSVRIPEQRPKPMCSENEVTYSSVKIPGPERRPKETTDIYSKLANSRKL, from the exons ATGGCTCTTCACCTCagcatttctctcctcctcactggactCACAG GAGTTTACAGCGTCACTACAGTCACTAGAGTGTCAGTGAAAGCTGGAGATTCCGTCTCAATTCCATGTCTGTACCACCCAAAATACACCAGCCATGTGAAATACTTGTGTCAAGGATATTATTACGAGTTCTGCTCATATGCAGTTAAGACAAACTGGCAGAGTTCAGGAAGGTTTTTGATCTctgatgacagagagaaaaaagtctTTACTGTGACCATAAAagatgtgagagagggagacacagatttCTGGTGTATTGTGGAGATTAATCGAGAATTAGATGATAGAACATATTTCCAAATGTCAGTCACAAGAG ATGTTTCCAGTCTCTATGTGGATCATCAGGAGGTAACTGGATTTATTGGAGAACAAACAACCATCAAATGTTACTATCAGAACTCTGGACAAGCTAAATGGTGCCGGGTGGGTGGCCCCTGTGTGACACCGTCACAGGGATCAATAGATGGAACCACAGTATTCATTAATGAGACACCTCCCAGAGTCTTCACAGTGACTATGAGCGgactgaagatggaggacagtggTTGGTActggtgcagcagaggagatctACAGATGCCGGTGCAGATAATTGTCAGAGAGAAACCGTCCACCA CTGCTCAGCCTGAGACTTTGACTAGTCTTGAACTTGTCTCTCCGTCGACCACAAATGAAGCAGAGAAACCGTCGACcacagatgaaacagagaaaccgtcgaccacagatgaagatgcttccaacag tctttcaGGTGTCGTCATGACTGTCATCATCTCGTTGTACTTGTTCATCGTCATGGTATGTTTGTCCTCATTGATCTGGTTCTgcataaaaagacaaa agcagatccaggaggaacCAACAGCTGAGATGTTG gaCATGGCTTGTCCTGAAGATGAAGTGATTTACAGTAAGATGAAGACAAAACCAGAATCTTCGCATCGG CCATTGTGTTCTGAAAATGAAGTCACCTATAGTTCCGTGAGAATTCCAGAGCAGAGACCCAAG CCAATGTGTTCTGAGAATGAAGTCACCTATAGTTCTGTGAAGATTCCAGGACCAGAAAGGAGACCCAAG GAGACTACTGACATATACAGCAAATTGGCTAATAGCCGCAAACTGTAG
- the LOC105419934 gene encoding polymeric immunoglobulin receptor-like isoform X3, with protein sequence MALHLSISLLLTGLTGVYSVTTVTRVSVKAGDSVSIPCLYHPKYTSHVKYLCQGYYYEFCSYAVKTNWQSSGRFLISDDREKKVFTVTIKDVREGDTDFWCIVEINRELDDRTYFQMSVTRDVSSLYVDHQEVTGFIGEQTTIKCYYQNSGQAKWCRVGGPCVTPSQGSIDGTTVFINETPPRVFTVTMSGLKMEDSGWYWCSRGDLQMPVQIIVREKPSTTAQPETLTSLELVSPSTTNEAEKPSTTDETEKPSTTDEDASNSLSGVVMTVIISLYLFIVMVCLSSLIWFCIKRQKQIQEEPTAEMLDMACPEDEVIYSKMKTKPESSHRPLCSENEVTYSSVRIPEQRPK encoded by the exons ATGGCTCTTCACCTCagcatttctctcctcctcactggactCACAG GAGTTTACAGCGTCACTACAGTCACTAGAGTGTCAGTGAAAGCTGGAGATTCCGTCTCAATTCCATGTCTGTACCACCCAAAATACACCAGCCATGTGAAATACTTGTGTCAAGGATATTATTACGAGTTCTGCTCATATGCAGTTAAGACAAACTGGCAGAGTTCAGGAAGGTTTTTGATCTctgatgacagagagaaaaaagtctTTACTGTGACCATAAAagatgtgagagagggagacacagatttCTGGTGTATTGTGGAGATTAATCGAGAATTAGATGATAGAACATATTTCCAAATGTCAGTCACAAGAG ATGTTTCCAGTCTCTATGTGGATCATCAGGAGGTAACTGGATTTATTGGAGAACAAACAACCATCAAATGTTACTATCAGAACTCTGGACAAGCTAAATGGTGCCGGGTGGGTGGCCCCTGTGTGACACCGTCACAGGGATCAATAGATGGAACCACAGTATTCATTAATGAGACACCTCCCAGAGTCTTCACAGTGACTATGAGCGgactgaagatggaggacagtggTTGGTActggtgcagcagaggagatctACAGATGCCGGTGCAGATAATTGTCAGAGAGAAACCGTCCACCA CTGCTCAGCCTGAGACTTTGACTAGTCTTGAACTTGTCTCTCCGTCGACCACAAATGAAGCAGAGAAACCGTCGACcacagatgaaacagagaaaccgtcgaccacagatgaagatgcttccaacag tctttcaGGTGTCGTCATGACTGTCATCATCTCGTTGTACTTGTTCATCGTCATGGTATGTTTGTCCTCATTGATCTGGTTCTgcataaaaagacaaa agcagatccaggaggaacCAACAGCTGAGATGTTG gaCATGGCTTGTCCTGAAGATGAAGTGATTTACAGTAAGATGAAGACAAAACCAGAATCTTCGCATCGG CCATTGTGTTCTGAAAATGAAGTCACCTATAGTTCCGTGAGAATTCCAGAGCAGAGACCCAAG TGA
- the LOC105419934 gene encoding polymeric immunoglobulin receptor-like isoform X2, producing the protein MALHLSISLLLTGLTGVYSVTTVTRVSVKAGDSVSIPCLYHPKYTSHVKYLCQGYYYEFCSYAVKTNWQSSGRFLISDDREKKVFTVTIKDVREGDTDFWCIVEINRELDDRTYFQMSVTRDVSSLYVDHQEVTGFIGEQTTIKCYYQNSGQAKWCRVGGPCVTPSQGSIDGTTVFINETPPRVFTVTMSGLKMEDSGWYWCSRGDLQMPVQIIVREKPSTNEAEKPSTTDETEKPSTTDEDASNSLSGVVMTVIISLYLFIVMVCLSSLIWFCIKRQKQIQEEPTAEMLDMACPEDEVIYSKMKTKPESSHRPLCSENEVTYSSVRIPEQRPKPMCSENEVTYSSVKIPGPERRPKETTDIYSKLANSRKL; encoded by the exons ATGGCTCTTCACCTCagcatttctctcctcctcactggactCACAG GAGTTTACAGCGTCACTACAGTCACTAGAGTGTCAGTGAAAGCTGGAGATTCCGTCTCAATTCCATGTCTGTACCACCCAAAATACACCAGCCATGTGAAATACTTGTGTCAAGGATATTATTACGAGTTCTGCTCATATGCAGTTAAGACAAACTGGCAGAGTTCAGGAAGGTTTTTGATCTctgatgacagagagaaaaaagtctTTACTGTGACCATAAAagatgtgagagagggagacacagatttCTGGTGTATTGTGGAGATTAATCGAGAATTAGATGATAGAACATATTTCCAAATGTCAGTCACAAGAG ATGTTTCCAGTCTCTATGTGGATCATCAGGAGGTAACTGGATTTATTGGAGAACAAACAACCATCAAATGTTACTATCAGAACTCTGGACAAGCTAAATGGTGCCGGGTGGGTGGCCCCTGTGTGACACCGTCACAGGGATCAATAGATGGAACCACAGTATTCATTAATGAGACACCTCCCAGAGTCTTCACAGTGACTATGAGCGgactgaagatggaggacagtggTTGGTActggtgcagcagaggagatctACAGATGCCGGTGCAGATAATTGTCAGAGAGAAACCGTCCACCA ATGAAGCAGAGAAACCGTCGACcacagatgaaacagagaaaccgtcgaccacagatgaagatgcttccaacag tctttcaGGTGTCGTCATGACTGTCATCATCTCGTTGTACTTGTTCATCGTCATGGTATGTTTGTCCTCATTGATCTGGTTCTgcataaaaagacaaa agcagatccaggaggaacCAACAGCTGAGATGTTG gaCATGGCTTGTCCTGAAGATGAAGTGATTTACAGTAAGATGAAGACAAAACCAGAATCTTCGCATCGG CCATTGTGTTCTGAAAATGAAGTCACCTATAGTTCCGTGAGAATTCCAGAGCAGAGACCCAAG CCAATGTGTTCTGAGAATGAAGTCACCTATAGTTCTGTGAAGATTCCAGGACCAGAAAGGAGACCCAAG GAGACTACTGACATATACAGCAAATTGGCTAATAGCCGCAAACTGTAG
- the LOC105419934 gene encoding uncharacterized protein isoform X4: MSGLKMEDSGWYWCSRGDLQMPVQIIVREKPSTTAQPETLTSLELVSPSTTNEAEKPSTTDETEKPSTTDEDASNSLSGVVMTVIISLYLFIVMVCLSSLIWFCIKRQKQIQEEPTAEMLDMACPEDEVIYSKMKTKPESSHRPLCSENEVTYSSVRIPEQRPKPMCSENEVTYSSVKIPGPERRPKETTDIYSKLANSRKL; the protein is encoded by the exons ATGAGCGgactgaagatggaggacagtggTTGGTActggtgcagcagaggagatctACAGATGCCGGTGCAGATAATTGTCAGAGAGAAACCGTCCACCA CTGCTCAGCCTGAGACTTTGACTAGTCTTGAACTTGTCTCTCCGTCGACCACAAATGAAGCAGAGAAACCGTCGACcacagatgaaacagagaaaccgtcgaccacagatgaagatgcttccaacag tctttcaGGTGTCGTCATGACTGTCATCATCTCGTTGTACTTGTTCATCGTCATGGTATGTTTGTCCTCATTGATCTGGTTCTgcataaaaagacaaa agcagatccaggaggaacCAACAGCTGAGATGTTG gaCATGGCTTGTCCTGAAGATGAAGTGATTTACAGTAAGATGAAGACAAAACCAGAATCTTCGCATCGG CCATTGTGTTCTGAAAATGAAGTCACCTATAGTTCCGTGAGAATTCCAGAGCAGAGACCCAAG CCAATGTGTTCTGAGAATGAAGTCACCTATAGTTCTGTGAAGATTCCAGGACCAGAAAGGAGACCCAAG GAGACTACTGACATATACAGCAAATTGGCTAATAGCCGCAAACTGTAG
- the LOC115249488 gene encoding CMRF35-like molecule 1 isoform X2 — protein MALHLSISLLLTGLTGVYSITTVTRVSVKAGDSVSIPCLYHPKYTSHVKYLCQGYSFISCSCAVKTNQQSSGRFLISDDREKKVFTVTIKDVREGDTDFWCIVEINRGRDVGTYFQVSVTRDVSSLYVDHQEVTGFIGGQTTIKCYCQNSGQAKWCRVGGPCVTPSQGSIDGTTVFINETPPRVFTVTMSGLKMEDSGWYWCSRGDLQMPVQIIVREKPSTTAQPETFTSPELVSPSTTDEDAPNSLSGSFMNVIISLSLLIFFVILSSLIWFCIKRQKQIQEEPSAEMLDMACPEDEVIYSKMKTKPESSHRPLCSENEVTYSSVRIPEQRPKPMCSENEVTYSSVKIPGRERRPKETTDIYSKLANSRKL, from the exons ATGGCTCTTCACCTCagcatttctctcctcctcactggactCACAG GAGTTTACAGCATCACTACAGTCACTAGAGTGTCAGTGAAAGCTGGAGATTCCGTCTCAATTCCATGTCTGTACCACCCAAAATACACCAGCCATGTGAAATACTTGTGTCAAGGATATTCTTTCATCTCCTGCTCATGTGCAGTTAAGACAAACCAGCAGAGTTCAGGAAGGTTTTTGATCTctgatgacagagagaaaaaagtctTTACTGTGACCATAAAagatgtgagagagggagacacagatttCTGGTGTATTGTGGAGATTAATAGAGGAAGAGATGTTGGAACATATTTCCAAGTGTCAGTCACAAGAG ATGTTTCCAGTCTCTATGTGGATCATCAGGAGGTAACTGGATTTATTGGAGGACAAACAACCATCAAATGTTACTGTCAGAACTCTGGACAAGCTAAATGGTGCCGGGTGGGTGGCCCCTGTGTGACACCGTCACAGGGATCAATAGATGGAACCACAGTATTCATTAATGAGACACCTCCCAGAGTCTTCACAGTGACTATGAGCGgactgaagatggaggacagtggTTGGTActggtgcagcagaggagatctACAGATGCCGGTGCAGATAATTGTCAGAGAGAAACCGTCCACCA CTGCTCAGCCAGAGACTTTTACTAGTCCTGAACTTGTCTCTCCGTCGaccacagatgaagatgctcccaacag tctttcaGGTTCCTTCATGAATGTCATCATCTCATTATCCTTGTTGATCTTCTTTGTAATTTTGTCCTCATTGATCTGGTTCTGCATAAAAAGACAAA agcagatccaggaggaacCATCAGCTGAGATGTTG gaCATGGCTTGTCCTGAAGATGAAGTGATTTACAGTAAGATGAAGACAAAACCAGAATCTTCGCATCGG CCATTGTGTTCTGAAAATGAAGTCACCTATAGTTCCGTGAGAATTCCAGAGCAGAGACCCAAG CCAATGTGTTCTGAGAATGAAGTCACCTATAGTTCTGTGAAGATTCCAGGACGAGAAAGGAGACCCAAG GAGACTACTGACATATACAGCAAATTGGCTAATAGCCGCAAACTGTAG
- the LOC115249488 gene encoding CMRF35-like molecule 1 isoform X1 produces the protein MALHLSISLLLTGLTGVYSITTVTRVSVKAGDSVSIPCLYHPKYTSHVKYLCQGYSFISCSCAVKTNQQSSGRFLISDDREKKVFTVTIKDVREGDTDFWCIVEINRGRDVGTYFQVSVTRDVSSLYVDHQEVTGFIGGQTTIKCYCQNSGQAKWCRVGGPCVTPSQGSIDGTTVFINETPPRVFTVTMSGLKMEDSGWYWCSRGDLQMPVQIIVREKPSTTAQPETFTSPELVSPSTTDEDAPNSLSGSFMNVIISLSLLIFFVILSSLIWFCIKRQKQIQEEPSAEMLDMACPEDEVIYSKMKTKPESSHRPLCSENEVTYSSVRIPEQRPKPMCSENEVTYSSVKIPGRERRPKVKTKETTDIYSKLANSRKL, from the exons ATGGCTCTTCACCTCagcatttctctcctcctcactggactCACAG GAGTTTACAGCATCACTACAGTCACTAGAGTGTCAGTGAAAGCTGGAGATTCCGTCTCAATTCCATGTCTGTACCACCCAAAATACACCAGCCATGTGAAATACTTGTGTCAAGGATATTCTTTCATCTCCTGCTCATGTGCAGTTAAGACAAACCAGCAGAGTTCAGGAAGGTTTTTGATCTctgatgacagagagaaaaaagtctTTACTGTGACCATAAAagatgtgagagagggagacacagatttCTGGTGTATTGTGGAGATTAATAGAGGAAGAGATGTTGGAACATATTTCCAAGTGTCAGTCACAAGAG ATGTTTCCAGTCTCTATGTGGATCATCAGGAGGTAACTGGATTTATTGGAGGACAAACAACCATCAAATGTTACTGTCAGAACTCTGGACAAGCTAAATGGTGCCGGGTGGGTGGCCCCTGTGTGACACCGTCACAGGGATCAATAGATGGAACCACAGTATTCATTAATGAGACACCTCCCAGAGTCTTCACAGTGACTATGAGCGgactgaagatggaggacagtggTTGGTActggtgcagcagaggagatctACAGATGCCGGTGCAGATAATTGTCAGAGAGAAACCGTCCACCA CTGCTCAGCCAGAGACTTTTACTAGTCCTGAACTTGTCTCTCCGTCGaccacagatgaagatgctcccaacag tctttcaGGTTCCTTCATGAATGTCATCATCTCATTATCCTTGTTGATCTTCTTTGTAATTTTGTCCTCATTGATCTGGTTCTGCATAAAAAGACAAA agcagatccaggaggaacCATCAGCTGAGATGTTG gaCATGGCTTGTCCTGAAGATGAAGTGATTTACAGTAAGATGAAGACAAAACCAGAATCTTCGCATCGG CCATTGTGTTCTGAAAATGAAGTCACCTATAGTTCCGTGAGAATTCCAGAGCAGAGACCCAAG CCAATGTGTTCTGAGAATGAAGTCACCTATAGTTCTGTGAAGATTCCAGGACGAGAAAGGAGACCCAAGGTAAAGACCAAG GAGACTACTGACATATACAGCAAATTGGCTAATAGCCGCAAACTGTAG
- the LOC115249488 gene encoding polymeric immunoglobulin receptor-like isoform X3 yields the protein MALHLSISLLLTGLTGVYSITTVTRVSVKAGDSVSIPCLYHPKYTSHVKYLCQGYSFISCSCAVKTNQQSSGRFLISDDREKKVFTVTIKDVREGDTDFWCIVEINRGRDVGTYFQVSVTRDVSSLYVDHQEVTGFIGGQTTIKCYCQNSGQAKWCRVGGPCVTPSQGSIDGTTVFINETPPRVFTVTMSGLKMEDSGWYWCSRGDLQMPVQIIVREKPSTTAQPETFTSPELVSPSTTDEDAPNRQKQIQEEPSAEMLDMACPEDEVIYSKMKTKPESSHRPLCSENEVTYSSVRIPEQRPKPMCSENEVTYSSVKIPGRERRPKVKTKETTDIYSKLANSRKL from the exons ATGGCTCTTCACCTCagcatttctctcctcctcactggactCACAG GAGTTTACAGCATCACTACAGTCACTAGAGTGTCAGTGAAAGCTGGAGATTCCGTCTCAATTCCATGTCTGTACCACCCAAAATACACCAGCCATGTGAAATACTTGTGTCAAGGATATTCTTTCATCTCCTGCTCATGTGCAGTTAAGACAAACCAGCAGAGTTCAGGAAGGTTTTTGATCTctgatgacagagagaaaaaagtctTTACTGTGACCATAAAagatgtgagagagggagacacagatttCTGGTGTATTGTGGAGATTAATAGAGGAAGAGATGTTGGAACATATTTCCAAGTGTCAGTCACAAGAG ATGTTTCCAGTCTCTATGTGGATCATCAGGAGGTAACTGGATTTATTGGAGGACAAACAACCATCAAATGTTACTGTCAGAACTCTGGACAAGCTAAATGGTGCCGGGTGGGTGGCCCCTGTGTGACACCGTCACAGGGATCAATAGATGGAACCACAGTATTCATTAATGAGACACCTCCCAGAGTCTTCACAGTGACTATGAGCGgactgaagatggaggacagtggTTGGTActggtgcagcagaggagatctACAGATGCCGGTGCAGATAATTGTCAGAGAGAAACCGTCCACCA CTGCTCAGCCAGAGACTTTTACTAGTCCTGAACTTGTCTCTCCGTCGaccacagatgaagatgctcccaacag ACAAA agcagatccaggaggaacCATCAGCTGAGATGTTG gaCATGGCTTGTCCTGAAGATGAAGTGATTTACAGTAAGATGAAGACAAAACCAGAATCTTCGCATCGG CCATTGTGTTCTGAAAATGAAGTCACCTATAGTTCCGTGAGAATTCCAGAGCAGAGACCCAAG CCAATGTGTTCTGAGAATGAAGTCACCTATAGTTCTGTGAAGATTCCAGGACGAGAAAGGAGACCCAAGGTAAAGACCAAG GAGACTACTGACATATACAGCAAATTGGCTAATAGCCGCAAACTGTAG